Genomic window (Pirellulales bacterium):
GTTCTATTTCAGTTGCACGCTCCGGGGGATATATTGTTTATGATGTCCGAACCAATCAAAGCCGATTCCAGCGGCGCGGTAACGCTTCCGGCCGAATTGTGTCGGGCCGCCCGGCTTGCCCCGGGAGCCGATCTCGTCGCCGAGGTTGAAGCTGGGCGGATCGTTGTCGAAGCGATCCGACCATCTCTGGCAGAGCGCTTCGTGGGGCGCGCCGCGGCGCTGCCGCCAGGAGCTTTGGATTCTCTGCCTAATGATCTGGCCGCGCAGCACGACCACTATCTCTACGGCACGCCGAAGCGCCCGGAGTGATCGGCGATGGTGCCGAGCGTTTTCGCCGACACGTTCTACTGGCGCAGTCTTAGTCCCGGAGGGACGGCGGAGTTTAGCCGTGGGTGCCAACCCACGGACAGCGTGCCATTCCGTCCGGGTGAGCCGCGTAGCGGCGGCGGAGATGAACGCCGAGCGCTCCGTCGCCGCTACGCGGCTTTTTCTTATTGCGCGACCCCAAACCGTGGGTTCGCACCCATCCCGGCGCGCCGGGACTACGCGGCCGCGCTGCTGCCGCTCGCGATTTCCGATGTTTTGAGCAACGATCATCATTTCACCCAGGAGGGATTCAGGATCCTGTTTCCGTAACCGGCGTTTCTAAGAGCTGCTTTGCCTCCTCCAGCAACAGCTTGCACTCCAGCGGCTCATACCAAGCACCCCAACTCGGTCGCGTCGCGGTGAGATCATCCGATTTCTCTCGATCAGCCTCGTCGGTCCAGCGGGCGGCCTCGTCGAAGGCTTGCCGAGCCTCGGCTACACGTCCCAAGCGATGGCGGGCCATGGCCAGAAAATACGAAGCCCAGGGCCGAAGCCGATAAACCCGCTCTGCCGCCTCAAAACGGCCGACCGCCTCGGCGTACTGGCCCGCGCGGTACAGTCCTGCGCTCGCCTCCGCGGGACCGAGTCCTTCCGATGGCGTGGCAAGGCGGACTAAGGACACAAGCCGCCCCATGTCGGCCAGCGCGTCTGGCCGCAGCACGCAGGCCCGCAGCACGCAGCAGGCAACGGCTATGTCTTGCGTATTCTCGAAGCGCTCGATCATGGCGGCGCAGGTTTTCCGGAAGGCGTCCACTTCGCCCGCGCGCAAATGGGTGACGGCGGCAAGCTGCCGAAGCAACGCGTCGTTCGGTTCCAGCTCAATGGCCCGGTCGAATTCGCCGGCGGCTTGCTTCCACTGGCCGGGCTCAATGCAGCCGTAGCCCCGGTTGCGATGGTCTTCCAATGCAATTTGCCGATCGCGCGGCAGCCGCTCGAGGGCCAGGGCATATTCGGCCTCCGCCTCGCGGTGCCGGCGCAATCCGGCCAAGGCCCGCGCCCGGAGCACGTGCCTGCGCGGGTCGTCCGGCGGCGGGGCCCCGTCGATCAGCAGCTTGGCCTCGTGGCAGAAAAGGCGGCCCTCCAACCAGTCCCACCAGGCAATGGGCCAATAAGCGGTCGCCCCAAGGTGATTGACCCATCGCTCGTCGTCCGCCGACCTCTGGTACATTTCCTCGGTCCAGTGATCGAGCACGCGGTTCCCCGCGCCGAGGGCCGCACGGGCCTGGGCCACCTGCCCTAGCCGATGGTAGGCCATGGCCAGGGGGAAATAGCTGAGTCCACGCGAGCTCCACGGCATGTCATCGGCCCTGAGCGATGTCTCCAGCCGGCGCACGGCTTCGTCATGTTGCCCGGCCCGGTAAAGCGCCAACCCCAACACGTACAGGCTCCCCCAGTGCGGCTGGGCATGGCCGGCCACCGCATGCCCGCCCAATTCGACACATTGCTCCCGATCGACATCGACATCCGGGCTCAAGACGCTGGCGCGGACCAGCCCAATCAGGTATTCCATGTTCGACGTTCCGCGGAAGTGCGCGCGCATCCGTCGGCCCACGTCGTGGTAGCCCCGCACGTCGCCCGTGTGCAGGTGCAACAGCGCGAGCAGGTACCAGCGCAGGGGGAGATCCGGCTCGCGCAGCTCCAGCTCGTGGGCAAAATCGGTCGCGGCCAGGTCCCACAGACCCAGACGAGTGTGCAGATCCGCGAGCTCGGCCCACGCCGACGCATGATCCGGGCGTAGCTCAACGGCTTTGGTGAGCGAGGCATGCGCGTCGTCCCAGCGCGATGCGATCACGTAGGCCCGGCTCCGGTCCAACAACGCGTTGGCGGTCTTGAGCCGTTCCAGCTCGTCGCGGATCTGCTCGGCCCGCTGCTCGGCCAGCTCTTGTGCGCTTTTGACACGGTCCTTCTCCAGCTCGGTCCGTTTTTGCTCCCGGCGGATCATCGCATTGCTCACAGCCAGATTGGCCACCGCCAAGAGGGCGACCACCACCAGAACCGCGGTCATCGCGAACGTCCCCCGGTTTCGCCGCACCAACTTGCGGACTCGATACCACTTCGACGGGGGGCAGGCCGCCACAGGTTCGTCGTTCAGATACCGCTCGACGTCGGCGGCGAAGGCCATGGCCGTCGCGTACCGCCGGTTGCGGTCCTTTTCCAGTGCCTTCATCACAATCCAGTCGAGCTCCCCGCGGAACAGTCGGCTGAGCTTGCGCGGGTCGGCTTGACGTCTTTGAGATGCGGTGCTGGCTGCTTGCCCGACCGTGCTGATGCGCGCGCTCGGCTTGGGCGGCTCTTCTTCGCGGATGATGCGTCGCATCTCGTCGTAGCCGACTTGGCTCAGCCGCTCGTTCTCAAACGGCGTCGTGCCCGTCAGCAGCTCGTACAACAGCACGCCCAACGAATAGATATCGCTGCGCGTGTCCATGTCGAGCCCGCTCAATTCCGCCTGCTCGGGCGACATGTACAACGGCGTGCCGATCATCTGAGCAAAATTGGTGAACAGCGTCTTCTCGGTGAGTTGCTGGCCCATCGCCTTGGCGATGCCGAAGTCGATGACTTTGACTACCGGCTGGCCGTCGTGCAGCGTGACCATCACGTTGGTGGGCTTGATGTCGCGGTGGATCACTCCC
Coding sequences:
- a CDS encoding AbrB/MazE/SpoVT family DNA-binding domain-containing protein: MMSEPIKADSSGAVTLPAELCRAARLAPGADLVAEVEAGRIVVEAIRPSLAERFVGRAAALPPGALDSLPNDLAAQHDHYLYGTPKRPE
- a CDS encoding protein kinase; its protein translation is MTERSVFLAALDISDASDRLAYLEQACAAEPGLRPQVEQLLKAHQEADGFMNRPAPDLVATLDRPIAERPGTVIGPYKLLEQIGEGGFGVVFMAEQQQPVRRKVALKVLKPGMDTRQVVARFEAERQALALMDHPNIAHVFDGGTVGQAFQPDSDPARQAGQPELLGQAGKPDLHCGRPYFVMELVRGVPITEFCDESCLGIRQRLELFIDVCQAVQHAHQKGVIHRDIKPTNVMVTLHDGQPVVKVIDFGIAKAMGQQLTEKTLFTNFAQMIGTPLYMSPEQAELSGLDMDTRSDIYSLGVLLYELLTGTTPFENERLSQVGYDEMRRIIREEEPPKPSARISTVGQAASTASQRRQADPRKLSRLFRGELDWIVMKALEKDRNRRYATAMAFAADVERYLNDEPVAACPPSKWYRVRKLVRRNRGTFAMTAVLVVVALLAVANLAVSNAMIRREQKRTELEKDRVKSAQELAEQRAEQIRDELERLKTANALLDRSRAYVIASRWDDAHASLTKAVELRPDHASAWAELADLHTRLGLWDLAATDFAHELELREPDLPLRWYLLALLHLHTGDVRGYHDVGRRMRAHFRGTSNMEYLIGLVRASVLSPDVDVDREQCVELGGHAVAGHAQPHWGSLYVLGLALYRAGQHDEAVRRLETSLRADDMPWSSRGLSYFPLAMAYHRLGQVAQARAALGAGNRVLDHWTEEMYQRSADDERWVNHLGATAYWPIAWWDWLEGRLFCHEAKLLIDGAPPPDDPRRHVLRARALAGLRRHREAEAEYALALERLPRDRQIALEDHRNRGYGCIEPGQWKQAAGEFDRAIELEPNDALLRQLAAVTHLRAGEVDAFRKTCAAMIERFENTQDIAVACCVLRACVLRPDALADMGRLVSLVRLATPSEGLGPAEASAGLYRAGQYAEAVGRFEAAERVYRLRPWASYFLAMARHRLGRVAEARQAFDEAARWTDEADREKSDDLTATRPSWGAWYEPLECKLLLEEAKQLLETPVTETGS